A DNA window from Pseudodesulfovibrio thermohalotolerans contains the following coding sequences:
- a CDS encoding IS3 family transposase (programmed frameshift) has translation MRKSRFTEHQIVRILKSVESGRTVKDVSREHGVSNATYYKWKSKYGGMEASDIERMKDLEAENRKLKQMFADLSLENMALKDVIGKKTLRPVQRKQLVTHMICEFEMSVRKACTALGVSRSYYAYKPHPRDDSTVIAALTELAEKKPTWGFSKLFAVLRKQGTPWNHKRVWRVYCLLKMNLKRKAKKRRPQRTRKAVAQPLLANHCWSIDFMRDTLYSGRAFRTFNAVDDFNREVLAVEVDTNLPAGRVLRVLDRVAEERGRYPEKLRMDNGPEFASSAMAAWADQHGVGLEFIQPGKPTQNSYIERFNRTYREEVLDLYIFDSLSEVRECTERFIREYNEDRPHESLGDMTPVEFAAQRAGGTPCPLGSHQKTAGSLYY, from the exons ATGCGCAAATCAAGATTCACTGAGCACCAGATCGTGCGGATTTTGAAATCCGTGGAAAGTGGACGGACGGTCAAGGACGTCAGCCGAGAGCACGGCGTGAGCAACGCTACGTACTACAAATGGAAGTCCAAGTACGGCGGCATGGAGGCGTCCGACATAGAGCGGATGAAAGACCTTGAGGCAGAAAACCGTAAGCTCAAGCAGATGTTTGCGGATCTGAGCCTGGAAAACATGGCTCTCAAGGATGTCATCG GAAAAAAAACTCTGAGGCCGGTTCAGCGAAAACAGCTCGTCACGCACATGATCTGTGAGTTCGAGATGAGTGTCCGCAAGGCTTGTACAGCTCTTGGCGTCAGCCGGAGCTACTACGCGTACAAGCCTCATCCGCGCGACGATAGTACCGTCATCGCCGCTTTGACTGAACTGGCCGAGAAAAAGCCCACATGGGGCTTCAGTAAGCTTTTTGCTGTGCTTCGCAAGCAGGGGACCCCTTGGAATCACAAACGCGTCTGGCGGGTTTATTGCTTGTTGAAAATGAATTTGAAACGCAAGGCAAAGAAACGTCGCCCCCAAAGGACAAGGAAAGCCGTGGCCCAGCCGCTGCTGGCGAACCATTGTTGGTCGATTGATTTCATGCGTGACACTCTCTACAGCGGGCGGGCTTTCAGAACATTTAATGCTGTTGACGATTTCAATCGAGAGGTGCTTGCCGTGGAAGTAGACACCAACCTGCCAGCCGGAAGAGTGCTCAGGGTACTTGACCGGGTAGCCGAAGAAAGAGGTCGTTACCCGGAAAAGCTGAGGATGGACAACGGACCTGAATTTGCCAGTTCGGCCATGGCAGCCTGGGCTGATCAGCACGGTGTTGGGCTGGAGTTCATACAGCCAGGCAAGCCGACGCAAAACTCATATATTGAGCGTTTCAACCGGACCTATCGGGAAGAGGTCTTGGACTTGTATATCTTCGATAGCTTGAGCGAAGTGCGTGAATGCACGGAGAGATTTATCAGGGAGTACAACGAAGATCGGCCTCATGAATCGCTAGGCGACATGACGCCAGTGGAATTTGCAGCCCAGAGGGCAGGGGGTACCCCCTGCCCTCTGGGCTCTCACCAAAAAACGGCGGGAAGCCTCTACTACTAG
- a CDS encoding RloB family protein, protein MARPRKKATRPIFPSIFIFCEGKKTEPNYFRALINSLNFPGELAKVKVIDSDKTNLVGLVNEAKELKKNNRYGIVDDEYWIVVDKDGYTMHAQGFDQALANSFNIAFSSVCFEFWILCHFTYTTAQKAKCEKLIKEQLEANIPNYEKNQIDIYDIIKMKQNNACAAAKRIRKHWEAVGEGKPIYELNPYTDVDRLVEKLVDYSNELKNK, encoded by the coding sequence ATGGCGAGGCCTAGAAAAAAAGCGACACGCCCGATTTTCCCTAGCATCTTCATTTTTTGTGAAGGGAAAAAAACTGAGCCAAACTACTTTAGAGCATTAATCAACTCTTTAAATTTTCCAGGTGAACTGGCAAAAGTCAAAGTGATAGACAGCGACAAGACAAATCTTGTTGGTTTGGTGAATGAGGCGAAGGAATTAAAAAAGAACAACAGATACGGTATAGTCGATGACGAATATTGGATTGTTGTTGATAAAGACGGCTATACTATGCATGCACAAGGGTTTGACCAAGCGCTAGCAAATTCTTTTAATATAGCTTTTTCAAGCGTTTGTTTCGAATTTTGGATTTTATGCCACTTCACCTACACTACGGCACAAAAAGCCAAGTGCGAGAAATTAATCAAAGAACAGCTTGAAGCCAACATTCCAAATTATGAGAAGAACCAAATAGACATATATGACATCATCAAGATGAAACAAAACAACGCATGCGCAGCAGCTAAGCGCATAAGAAAGCACTGGGAAGCCGTCGGCGAGGGCAAGCCAATATACGAACTCAATCCCTACACTGATGTTGACCGATTAGTCGAAAAACTCGTCGATTATAGCAACGAACTAAAAAACAAATAA
- a CDS encoding AAA family ATPase, whose product MIIEFVVDNFRSIKNEQVLSLIAEGEKDNHPENYLTTDQPSDIAILKTAAIYGANASGKTTLLEALLLFRELVLSSMEYKIDEIISYYEPHRLDEQYENKPTKFEIEFLAPDLYEKETNQRYNYSISYNKKFILSEELLIFKSTKPSTLFKRESDSPVKWGEYLKGKKQTIESILLDNQLFLSVAGNTKDHPLNVIYRFFRDCISSFRSVGIIGGMELDSYTRRQLTGEHSDTFAQKLTQLLKAADTGIQGIRVKEVKMDSVEGLKIEGAPAIPDEFLELIKKDLASRPFAVHDKYNGEELIGVQEFDIMKESQGTIQLFDLAGPVIETLQAGSTLIIDEISTSLHPDITKFIISLFHSKKTNPFNAQLIFSTHDIITLTSDIFRRDQIWFTQKDNYGATSLFSLLEFGKNIVRKGTNFGSWYLKGKFGALPFINRNLFIPFEDEEEVSNGEA is encoded by the coding sequence ATGATCATAGAATTCGTAGTCGACAACTTCAGATCGATTAAAAACGAACAGGTTTTAAGCCTTATTGCCGAAGGCGAAAAAGATAATCATCCCGAAAACTATCTCACGACAGATCAGCCCAGCGATATTGCTATTCTTAAAACTGCGGCAATATACGGGGCCAATGCGTCGGGTAAAACGACACTTCTGGAAGCACTTTTGTTGTTCAGAGAACTCGTATTGTCATCAATGGAATATAAAATTGATGAAATAATCAGTTATTACGAACCGCATCGTCTTGACGAGCAATACGAAAATAAACCAACAAAATTCGAAATAGAATTTCTTGCTCCTGATTTATATGAAAAAGAAACTAATCAGCGGTACAACTATAGCATCTCATACAATAAAAAATTTATTTTGTCTGAAGAATTACTGATTTTTAAAAGCACAAAACCAAGCACCCTTTTCAAGAGAGAAAGTGATTCGCCCGTAAAATGGGGGGAATACCTCAAAGGAAAGAAGCAGACGATTGAAAGTATACTTCTTGACAATCAGCTTTTCTTATCGGTTGCAGGAAATACTAAAGACCATCCTCTAAACGTAATATATCGCTTTTTTAGAGACTGCATAAGCAGCTTCCGATCGGTTGGAATAATTGGTGGTATGGAACTGGACTCTTACACGAGAAGACAACTTACAGGCGAACACTCTGATACCTTTGCCCAAAAACTAACTCAGCTTTTGAAGGCCGCAGATACAGGGATTCAGGGTATCCGAGTGAAAGAAGTTAAAATGGACAGTGTAGAGGGTCTCAAAATCGAAGGAGCCCCTGCAATACCCGATGAATTCCTTGAATTGATTAAAAAAGATTTAGCCAGTAGACCTTTTGCCGTTCATGACAAATACAATGGAGAAGAACTTATTGGGGTTCAAGAATTTGACATCATGAAGGAGTCACAAGGAACAATACAATTATTCGACTTAGCTGGACCGGTTATTGAAACATTACAAGCTGGCTCCACCTTAATCATTGATGAGATCAGCACCAGCCTACACCCAGATATTACAAAGTTCATAATCAGTCTTTTCCACAGTAAAAAAACAAATCCCTTTAACGCCCAGTTAATATTTTCGACACACGATATTATTACTCTTACATCTGATATTTTTAGACGAGATCAAATATGGTTTACGCAAAAGGACAACTACGGGGCGACATCCCTTTTTAGTCTCCTTGAATTTGGAAAAAATATCGTAAGAAAGGGCACCAATTTTGGCAGTTGGTATCTTAAAGGCAAATTTGGAGCATTACCGTTTATAAACCGGAACCTGTTCATTCCCTTTGAGGACGAAGAAGAGGTTTCAAATGGCGAGGCCTAG
- a CDS encoding tyrosine-type recombinase/integrase: MAIQHRKNRPQKPWLVYWRNPITGGRESKSFATKEEADLKEAEVKLRKKNDRASFAPTEHAEESDGALTFDDIFLLYLKAKRFSKKNLRDTLLHLKYVRPMIGHIPATELTKADMRAVVRFLREPRFILRDYKDKKGIRIDYPGCKQNTINRKISIVKAALNWAEDEELIHENPIIRFSAPRGADLIIPPPSIEEANRIMAVASEHVRRVVVLGMGTGARVGPSELFKMKWEDVSIDGDNDVLRIWSANKNLEIQYRDLAIKPIVSDVMQIWRKQDEENGIKHIVHWKGEPINTIKTAWSATLERAGITRRIRPYDLRHSFATEALENGNDGYGGDPKTIATLMGHADQTMIMRRYKHVVPKRMRDTVLEIPDLEIPDLADKNGVDTTEPTE; the protein is encoded by the coding sequence GTGGCAATACAACACCGAAAAAATCGGCCGCAAAAACCGTGGCTGGTATATTGGCGCAACCCAATAACTGGTGGACGGGAGTCGAAGTCGTTCGCAACCAAAGAGGAGGCCGACCTTAAGGAAGCCGAGGTCAAGTTGCGCAAAAAGAACGACAGGGCATCGTTCGCACCGACCGAACACGCAGAGGAAAGCGACGGGGCGCTGACCTTCGACGACATTTTTCTCCTCTACCTGAAAGCCAAGCGGTTCTCCAAGAAGAACCTTCGCGACACCCTTCTCCACCTCAAATACGTAAGGCCGATGATCGGCCACATCCCGGCAACTGAGCTGACCAAGGCCGACATGCGGGCAGTGGTCCGTTTTCTTCGTGAACCAAGGTTCATCCTGCGTGACTACAAGGATAAAAAGGGGATCAGGATTGATTACCCCGGTTGCAAGCAGAACACGATCAACCGCAAGATCTCGATTGTCAAAGCCGCCTTGAACTGGGCGGAAGACGAAGAACTGATTCACGAAAACCCTATCATACGCTTTTCGGCACCCCGTGGAGCAGACCTCATCATCCCGCCCCCTTCTATCGAGGAGGCAAACAGGATCATGGCCGTGGCGAGTGAACATGTCAGGCGTGTTGTCGTACTCGGCATGGGGACAGGAGCCAGGGTTGGACCGAGCGAGTTGTTCAAGATGAAGTGGGAAGACGTGTCTATCGACGGCGACAACGACGTGCTCCGAATATGGTCGGCCAACAAGAACCTGGAAATCCAATACCGGGACTTGGCGATCAAGCCGATCGTCTCCGACGTGATGCAGATCTGGCGGAAGCAGGACGAAGAGAACGGGATCAAGCACATCGTCCACTGGAAAGGTGAGCCGATCAACACGATCAAGACGGCTTGGTCAGCTACCCTGGAACGTGCCGGCATCACCCGCCGCATCCGCCCGTACGACCTCCGTCACTCGTTCGCTACCGAGGCCCTTGAAAACGGAAACGACGGCTACGGAGGCGACCCGAAGACGATCGCAACGCTTATGGGCCATGCAGACCAGACGATGATCATGCGCCGTTACAAACACGTCGTCCCGAAGCGGATGCGTGACACGGTTCTCGAAATCCCCGACCTCGAGATCCCGGATCTGGCAGACAAAAACGGCGTGGACACTACGGAGCCAACGGAATGA
- a CDS encoding helix-turn-helix domain-containing protein has protein sequence MEMMQMFLTTAEVAEILRISDRAVRKLLQAWGVKPCADLGSGRGMGLRWRLSEIVEAGEKTVPHRETPPPRPDPRLKKRRSHALDQPISKLVDELAGS, from the coding sequence ATGGAGATGATGCAAATGTTTTTGACGACGGCGGAGGTGGCCGAGATCCTCAGGATCTCGGACAGGGCTGTGCGCAAGTTGCTCCAGGCATGGGGGGTCAAGCCGTGCGCCGACCTGGGGTCTGGTCGCGGCATGGGTCTCCGGTGGCGGCTGTCAGAAATCGTTGAAGCCGGGGAAAAGACCGTACCGCACCGGGAGACACCGCCGCCGAGGCCTGACCCACGGCTGAAAAAACGCCGGTCACACGCACTTGATCAGCCGATCAGCAAGCTTGTCGACGAGTTAGCAGGTAGTTGA
- a CDS encoding RuvC family protein, with protein sequence MKQVEEGHVLALDVALKNLGWCVFDGDEIVACGTVQTKPPKGAAKYISLEAAARELSSELLSLISRFSPTEVVAEMPLEGSKSMNAVQAMRLAAGAVIGTCAGAGLTLHTTRPRDGKIAFLGAGKGEKDEMMDAARKRWPSAPWPNAKCRMEHAADAAAAYLAWASSSSAICKK encoded by the coding sequence TTGAAACAAGTAGAAGAAGGGCATGTTTTGGCCCTGGACGTGGCTCTGAAAAATCTCGGATGGTGCGTGTTCGACGGTGACGAGATCGTTGCTTGTGGGACCGTGCAAACCAAGCCGCCGAAGGGCGCTGCAAAGTACATCTCCCTGGAGGCAGCCGCCCGTGAGTTGTCGTCCGAACTCCTTTCCCTCATCAGCAGATTTTCTCCGACGGAGGTAGTCGCCGAGATGCCATTGGAAGGGTCAAAAAGCATGAACGCCGTCCAGGCTATGAGATTGGCTGCCGGGGCCGTGATCGGGACATGTGCCGGGGCGGGGCTGACGCTACACACGACCAGGCCGAGGGACGGCAAAATCGCATTTCTCGGTGCGGGAAAAGGCGAAAAAGACGAGATGATGGATGCGGCGAGGAAGCGGTGGCCAAGCGCACCGTGGCCGAATGCAAAATGTAGGATGGAACACGCCGCAGATGCCGCCGCCGCATATCTTGCTTGGGCCTCTAGCTCGTCTGCGATTTGCAAGAAGTGA
- a CDS encoding Dam family site-specific DNA-(adenine-N6)-methyltransferase: protein MANGVAVDIDGGQSAKPILKWAGGKSQMLDILVPLVPPAYGKYIEPFFGGGALFFSMAPANAVIADSNPELVNLYRVVADQVDELILALRPFKNSKTLFYETRAQDWRLLTPVQAAARTVFLNRTCYNGLYRVNKKGGFNVPFGNYANPNICDVASLRQASIVLRGKTIVCGDYKDVLRENAKRGDFVFLDPPYLPISEYSDFKRYTKEQFYEEDHRELAEEVGRLRDLGCHVVLTNSNHPLVHDLYGKYKVDVFQTRRNISSKGRKRTGEDVVVTVKPRRRFSLHSVPKPVSGQAEMYPTTRYMGSKTKLLPHIRDIIRQFDCKTVLDLFSGSGVVSYMMKAEGKQVVSNDYMALCSTYTKALVENNSVTLPEDVAISLLVPNGKSDSFVQDTFHGLYFTDKENELIDNIRANIKGVRNPYQRSIATAALCRACFKKRPRGIFTYVGYRHDDGRKDLRMSFEDQFLEAVQAYNDAVFDNGQENRAVRGDAMMVRNKPDLVYMDPPYFSQHSDNEYVRRYHFAEGIACDWQDVEMQWHTKTKKFKSYPTPFSTRNGAYDAFDKLFKKFRDSIQVVSYSSNSLPTLDEMVELMSKYKRHVEVIAVDYKYSFGTQGHKVGDNNNTVKEYIFVGY, encoded by the coding sequence ATGGCAAACGGAGTTGCTGTTGATATTGATGGTGGGCAATCCGCAAAACCCATCTTGAAGTGGGCTGGTGGGAAGTCGCAGATGCTGGACATCCTCGTCCCGCTTGTTCCCCCTGCATATGGAAAATACATCGAGCCTTTTTTCGGTGGTGGTGCCTTGTTCTTTTCAATGGCCCCGGCCAACGCTGTGATAGCCGACTCCAATCCCGAGTTGGTCAACCTGTATCGTGTTGTTGCCGATCAGGTTGACGAGCTGATCTTGGCCCTGAGGCCGTTCAAGAACAGCAAGACTCTGTTTTACGAAACAAGGGCGCAGGACTGGCGGTTGCTCACCCCAGTCCAGGCGGCGGCAAGAACGGTTTTCTTGAACCGCACCTGCTACAACGGCCTTTACAGGGTCAACAAGAAAGGCGGGTTCAACGTCCCATTTGGCAACTACGCCAATCCGAACATTTGCGACGTGGCCAGTCTTCGCCAAGCCTCCATTGTTCTTCGTGGGAAGACGATCGTGTGTGGAGACTACAAGGATGTTTTGCGGGAGAATGCGAAGAGGGGAGACTTTGTTTTTCTGGATCCCCCTTATCTGCCCATTTCCGAATATAGCGATTTCAAGCGCTACACGAAAGAACAGTTTTACGAAGAGGACCATCGGGAATTGGCCGAGGAGGTTGGCCGTCTCCGTGACTTGGGGTGCCATGTCGTGCTGACCAACTCCAACCACCCGCTGGTCCACGACCTTTATGGGAAATATAAAGTCGACGTGTTTCAAACAAGACGAAATATCAGTAGCAAAGGAAGGAAGAGAACCGGGGAAGACGTGGTTGTGACGGTGAAGCCACGGAGGAGGTTCTCCCTGCATTCGGTCCCGAAGCCGGTCTCCGGCCAAGCGGAGATGTATCCGACAACAAGATATATGGGGTCGAAGACGAAACTCCTGCCCCATATCCGGGATATCATCAGACAGTTTGACTGCAAGACAGTCCTCGACCTGTTTTCGGGATCCGGGGTTGTCAGCTACATGATGAAGGCTGAAGGGAAGCAGGTCGTTAGCAACGACTATATGGCGTTGTGCTCTACCTACACAAAGGCCTTGGTCGAGAACAACTCGGTGACGTTGCCCGAAGACGTGGCCATTTCGCTTCTTGTTCCAAACGGTAAAAGCGACAGCTTCGTCCAGGACACATTCCATGGGCTGTATTTCACGGACAAAGAAAACGAGCTGATCGACAACATCAGGGCAAATATCAAGGGGGTGAGAAACCCCTATCAACGCTCCATCGCCACCGCCGCACTTTGCCGTGCGTGTTTCAAGAAGAGGCCAAGGGGGATTTTCACGTATGTCGGATACCGGCATGACGACGGCAGGAAAGACCTCCGAATGAGTTTTGAGGACCAGTTTCTTGAGGCTGTCCAGGCCTATAATGATGCAGTCTTCGACAACGGCCAGGAAAACAGGGCTGTCCGTGGCGATGCAATGATGGTTCGCAACAAGCCAGACCTTGTTTACATGGATCCACCATATTTCAGCCAGCATTCCGACAACGAATACGTCCGGCGCTACCATTTTGCAGAAGGCATTGCCTGTGATTGGCAAGACGTTGAAATGCAGTGGCATACAAAAACGAAGAAGTTCAAAAGCTACCCGACCCCATTTTCTACAAGGAATGGGGCATATGATGCCTTTGATAAGCTTTTCAAGAAGTTCAGGGACAGCATCCAAGTTGTTTCGTATTCGTCAAACTCGCTTCCAACACTGGACGAGATGGTCGAGCTTATGTCCAAGTATAAGC